The Heteronotia binoei isolate CCM8104 ecotype False Entrance Well chromosome 11, APGP_CSIRO_Hbin_v1, whole genome shotgun sequence genome includes the window acaatggtcactttcaacagccagtttccttatcactacccttccaggaagccccaccaaacaatgggcacatccacaaaccaattgccctttcatcacaccccctccagcctataaatagcagctctccagcagccctggccccactcaatgcacagcagccaagaaggtcagagcacctgctccggctgcaacgccactgaggatgttctccgcagctgagaacaaaacgtctggaaggaaaactttctccagtagaacacggcacttgagcccgaaagattctacaaaccctaatgatgttaccagccgtgaaaacctgaaatctttgataataaacACAGTTAGGCAAATCCCACTGAATACATGCTGTTTTCAGTATGTGCCAGATGAGCACAAATCTGTGCGGGGTGTCGTTGAGTGACTTTTGTTTCATTTGTATTGTCTTGCCTGTGCATACGCTGCTCAGAGGGTGGAGACCCATAGACTGGCCCAAGGCAATGCTGGCACTCTTACACTTCTTCACATGTAGTGTCTCTGGGCCTGTTTTTAAATGAGACCCTGAACTTCTTTGGGTTCCTGCCTGCCTGGTGTTGAATTAAAATCCAGCTTCTGTGGCCCTTTCCTTTGAACTGGAATAAAGTTGTGTATAGTAGGATGCCGTTTGCATTGAACACAGATTGGTGAAATCAGGGCATGGTGATGTTGGATTAGGCAATGAGAGATATCTGAGAGAAACAGTTTTTGTCTTGCCCTTGCAGAATAAGAGCTACTTCTTGCACAGTTGTAGGAAATGGCCTACTCTTGTGAAATGCAAATTTTGGATTGGATGCCATTCCACTAGCAGAGGCACTTTCCTCTGTGGAAGGAGCCATCTCCTCACGTAATGGAAAGGGTCTACAGCAGTGGCGggggaccttttttctgccaagggccgcttggaaatatttataacatcattggcaggccatacaaaattatcaacttatgaaacagtgctccgccgagggagaacaattcagactggcgaaattaatgcaaataatggtttttctatttgaagtcatgtggggagagccgaGTTCAGCACACACGCACACCGACCTgccgctctaggcaaatgcctaggttcaggcatatcagaccacatcccctaatattagcatattaagtcacaccatctgagataatcacgtgcaaattgaactggtggtagctggctcccaccccccacgcctgccagccctcccttcagctgctcccagcagacctttaaaggcacccacatatcccATCAGCactccttcacaatgcccatgagtggggggggggttcagccCAGCAAGGCCCGAGGgctagaccaagtgatctcgagggccataaacggccATCAGGCCTGACGTttcccacccctggtatacaggcTCATGGGAGATTCAAGAGAGAAGTAATAGAGAAGATCCAAGGACTGGTACTAAGTCGGGATGCAGGTACTGTATGAAGTAGGCTGTTGCCTATTAATGCCCACTAGTTGACATGGCAGCTGTCTGCCAGTTTCAATTAATTGAGAGGTAATTGACTCCTCTGGCCTACAGGTGTGACCAATTTACCTGTTCAGCCATTTTTGATAACTGCTTTTCTACCCTGATTAATTTTGTGAGGCATAGTAAACTTAtggccagcaaagttttattcagaatgtaagcttttgttcctacaatgaaagcttacattctgaataaaacttggttggtcttaaagttgcaacttgacccttgctttgttctactgcttcagctgCCCTTGTGTTAAAACTGTGATTTATAGAACTGTGTACGGAAATGTTTTACCCAAAATTGCCCAGTTTCCTAACTCTGGCAGTTGCTTTTGTCCTGCAGGTGCAGAATCCACAGAAGATGTGTCCAATGGCGATTCCATAATAGATTGGCTTAATTCAGTTCGACAGACTGGGAATACAACACGCAGTGGGCAGAGAGGAAACCAGTCTTGGAGGGCAGTGAGCCGGACTAACCCAAACAGTGGGGATTTCAGATTCAGTTTAGAAATAAACGTCAATCGTAATAACGGGAACCCAAACCCAGAAGCAGAGGGTGAACCGTCTGTAGAACCATCCGGAGGGGAGGATCTGGAAAATAACCAAAGTGACACTGAGACTCCAAGATCGGAATCTCCTCCTATTGTAAGGCAGTCCGGAGCAGAAATGAGTGCCCCTGAAGAGCTAAATGAAGAAACTTTTCCTCACAGGGGCCAGAGAAGATCAAGAAGCAGAAGTCCAGAGCAGCGGAGGACACGAGCTAGGACTGATAGAAGTAGGTCACCTCTGAATCCAGTGAATGAATCTCCTCGTAGGGTGAATCATAATACCTCATCACAGATACCTGACATCTCCCCAGCCGTCGAAGCTGAAGGAAGTTCTAGAACGAGACAGCACATGGTGATAAGACAGCATGCGGCCGCTGCTGAGGTGCCCAGCGAAAATGCAGTGCTGCTCTCAGCCCCAGAAGCAAGACCTGCTCCTCAGCCAACGAGTTCTGTAGAAACAAATGGCAGCGCAGAGGCGGCAGCCCCTGGACAGAGGCCTCCAACTATCGTCCTTGACTTACAAGTGAGACGAGTCCGGCCAGGAGAATACAGGCAGAGAGACAGTATAGCCAACCGAACTCGATCAAGGTCCCAGACCCCAAACAATACCGTCACTTACGAAAGTGAGCGTGGAGGGTTTAGACGTACGTTTTCACGCTCGGAAAGGGCAGGAGTGAGAACTTATGTCAGTACCATTCGGATTCCTATTCGCAGAATCTTGAACACGGGCTTGAGTGAAACGACCTCTGTGGCCATTCAGACCATGCTGAGGCAGATAATGACTGGCTTTGGGGAGCTGAGTTACTTCATGTACAGTGATAGCGATGCTGATCCTGGTGGTCCAGCACCAAATCCCAATGTAGACATGGCAGAGCCATCGAGTGGGAATAGTAGCTCCAGTAGTGAAGTCCCTGATCCTGGCTCAGCGGAGTCGTATGAAAGCAGCAACGAAGGGGGCTCCGTGGCTGGGGCTCGGCGGGAAGGGCGGAATGCCAGGGGATCGGTGACTTTTGAAGAAAGTGGGTCTCTGCCATTTCTTAGCCTGGCACAGTTTTTTCTGCTCAATGAAGAGGATGATGATCAACCGAGAGGCCTCACCAAAGAGCAAATTGACAACCTAGCCATGAGGAATTTTGGTGAAAGTGATGCCCTGAAAACCTGCAGCGTTTGCATCACTGAGTATACGGAGGGAAACAAGCTGCGGAAGCTTCCTTGTTCTCATGAATACCACGTGCATTGCATCGATCGCTGGCTGTCTGAGAACTCTACCTGTCCCATTTGTCGCAGAGCAGTCTTGGCTTCCAGTAACCGAGAGAGTGTCGTTTGAGCAAGGTGAGGGACTTTCAGCTGAGTACCAGGTGAGGTACTGGTGGGCACAGAAGCCACTTCCTATGGCCACTTTTTGTGTGGTGGTTATAAGTGTAAAAGCAAAGATCTTCTGTAActaaatggaattttaaaaaaagagagtaaTGGAACCTTTTTGATTAGGGTCCCCCAAATTATACTGGGTTTGTGTTAATTAGAAGAATTGCATTTGCCCAAAGACGCCTCCCTCTTGTACCTTCTCAGTTTTTTCAGTGCAAACAAGGTCCACATCTATCTTCTTTACCCCCACTGTGTAGTCACCATTGAAGACCTCGCCACTCTGCTCTTCCCCATGAAGAATATAACTGGAGCCATTCAGCTGCGTAGAGCCCATGCTTCATTGtggatttaaaacaaacaaaaaactcagCGATGTTTTCAGAACAATGAAATTGCACCCCCGCCAGCATAATTTTAGTTCCTTTCTTGTATAGGCTATTGAATATGTCAGTGTAAATAACACTAATGTTAGCCCCTCTCCCACTTGTACAGCTGTCTTAAGCCCAACACTATGGTATGCCATAGAATGAGCTGATAGTTTAATGGGGATATTTATCTTGCTGTGGAAATATATTAATTGATTGCTTATGCTTGTTTAAAtaaacttttgttttaaaaactgtagaGTTTTTTGTACAGATTAGTAATTCTTCCGTTGCACTGTTAGATTAATGCATAAGCAAAGCTGTTCTATACTTAGAAAGAGGACTGCTTTGGTTGTGGCTTACTACACCCAGAGTAGTGAAGATGACAAAGAATTACTCCTGTAGATGTTGAGACTAGAGTGCTCCTGGAATAATTTTGTACATTAATGGCTGTTGTAACATGATGTAGTCAAGGAATTATGGCGGGTGTGAATGGAAGGCAGTCCACTGTTTTGAGTATTAGGAAATATTCCAGAGCAGCAACCTGCATGAACAGGCttgcggggaagggggggggatttgcTCCTGTTTGCTGTCATTTCATGCAAACAATTCTTGACCAGCCCTGTCTCATCTCTGCAAATCAGAAATCTGTTCCACTATTGGGAGCTTTTAAATATGCCTACCTCTTCTCTGCTCCCACTTTCCCCTCCCCGTCATTAGCATGTTATGTTTGTACTGCACTTACCTCTACTGCAATTACACAGTTTTGAGGCTGAGCTCTTTTAGTGGTTTCTGTATATCTTTGTAAATTGGAATTCAGTAGGATGCTTAAACTTTAGTATCCCTTCTAAAGTTTATCTTGTTGTGCTGAGGGGTGGGCTAGTCACTTAGAAACCCAACAGCGATGCTCACCCTGATCATTCGGCCAAGCGAGGAATTCTGTTAAATCATCGATGTATGAAGCTTGAAGATTACAATCTAGAAAACTCCCTACACCTCTTATATCTTGAATTAAATTTAAGAGTCCCTCTTTCATCCTGcatacatacaaaaaaaaaaatcaggttttcACTGAAGTAAATAATTGTAAATGACACTTGCTTATAGGTCTAGAATGttcatcatcttcatcaattGATTTGAAAGGAATTCTGAGTTTTATAGAGATGAATATATGGGAATCTTGCCTCTTTATAAACTGTCTTTTCACCCAAAGGAGGACTCCGTAACTCTCCTCTTCCCTCTTCATGCTGCCTCAAGTATTTTGTTGAATTTAAAATTTATTAGATTAAATATAAATTATGTAAACGGTTGAACCACTGTCGTGGATGATTCTTGCTTAGCCCAGTTTTCAGCTAAAAAGGTACTTTTCTAATTGTTGGACATTCAgtcatttttaaaacattaaaaaaacgaTAAGAGGCAATTTTGTGTGGATTTTCATTCAGGAATACCCATTTTTAAATATTAGGTACACCAACGTGAAATTGCTCCGATGGACAGAGCGGACCTGTTGTGTGTGTGCTCCAGCTGCGCTGTGGCTCAACACTGGGAGGAGGAGTAGGAAGGCTCATTACACAATCTGAGCGCAAGGTTTTCTGGGGTCACAGTTCCTACAGTGAGCTTTGTATATTATTTGAGTTGGTAAAAGGTAGTTTCAGATTAGAGATGCTAACTGGAGCCTTCTAGATTGTTTGTGTGTGATTTGCATCCAGTTTAAATTAGACTTGCATTTGTGTGAACCTGGCTGTCTGCGGGAAGCAGCAGCAAAGTTTTGCAAGGTATGTTTCCATTTCAAGACTACAGGCTTTCCTagtttgtgtgttcctgttgcttttttggaggggggaatccTGTTCTGAAtgtagagtcatagagttggaagggacctccagggtcatctagtccaacgccctgcacaatgcaggaaactcacaaataccgcatgtgttttgttccctctagtggttgattccaTTGTTACATTTATGCCCAGCAGATTTAAACTGTAGTGTTTTGCCAGACAAAGGGATGTAATATTGAATCATcctctagagggagcaaaacacatgttgATGCATAAGCAATGAATACAGAGAAGCCTTAAGTAGTTATCAGTCTGCCGTTCTTCCTAAGATCCAAGGTAGATCACATCTAATTGAAAATATCTAATCCTTAAGCCACTTTGAGTGGTTCAGGTGTATTCTGTACAATGCCAGGTATTAAAAACAGTGGGCTGATCTGCTAGGTGTCAAGGAATCTATGCTTTTTGCATAACTTTAATAAAACCACATTTACAACACACTGATATCCCTAAAACCATGCTTACATATCCTTAGGAACATAGGAcgtatgcttttttaaaaagtaggttcTTCTACTCTTACCTCTGCCGTGTGATTTGTaattggggtggagggggggagatacATCAGGCAAGTAGGTAGTGCCTGGTGTTCAGAGACAATGAGTTGCAGGAGGTGTGCCTAACATAGCTCTTACTCCTGGCTTTCTCTTAGAACAGGCTACTAACACAAGTATGAATTGCTTTGTTGCTATTCTTGTGTACTGATATGCTTTGGTTGTTCCACAGAAGCTAGAAGCCCTATGCTTTTCATTACACCCTTTTGTGTTGGTTGGGAATATTACATTTTCGGTGAATGCAGCTACCTCCTTTAATCACTTAAAAGTGACTTCTGGGTTTGTGGCCTTTAATTGGTGCAAAAGGTTAGATTTTTTTTATTGCACTGGTGATGGAAACAAATAGTGTTCAGCTAGCTTTCTTGTGAGGTTAAGAAATCACTGTGTGCTTAGTTTCAAAATACCCATATGcgtgcatgcgcacacacaca containing:
- the RLIM gene encoding E3 ubiquitin-protein ligase RLIM; its protein translation is MENSDSNSKRTADQSEAQRRSQLDRLDREEAFYHFVNNLSEEDYRLMRDNNLLGTPGEITEEELLRRLQHIKEGPPQQSSEDNRGAESTEDVSNGDSIIDWLNSVRQTGNTTRSGQRGNQSWRAVSRTNPNSGDFRFSLEINVNRNNGNPNPEAEGEPSVEPSGGEDLENNQSDTETPRSESPPIVRQSGAEMSAPEELNEETFPHRGQRRSRSRSPEQRRTRARTDRSRSPLNPVNESPRRVNHNTSSQIPDISPAVEAEGSSRTRQHMVIRQHAAAAEVPSENAVLLSAPEARPAPQPTSSVETNGSAEAAAPGQRPPTIVLDLQVRRVRPGEYRQRDSIANRTRSRSQTPNNTVTYESERGGFRRTFSRSERAGVRTYVSTIRIPIRRILNTGLSETTSVAIQTMLRQIMTGFGELSYFMYSDSDADPGGPAPNPNVDMAEPSSGNSSSSSEVPDPGSAESYESSNEGGSVAGARREGRNARGSVTFEESGSLPFLSLAQFFLLNEEDDDQPRGLTKEQIDNLAMRNFGESDALKTCSVCITEYTEGNKLRKLPCSHEYHVHCIDRWLSENSTCPICRRAVLASSNRESVV